AAACATGCTCTCTAACAACACACCCATGTGGACGAGAGAGCATCCGTGGAATGGATTTTTTTACCATGACCCAGCGAAAGACGTGAAGTAGAAAGTGTAATCTTTGTAAAATGACTCGTTCTCAAACCACAAGCGCACACATGCAATAGCACGTACACACAAATCTTGGCACAAACTTTAACATGGCTGAGACGCATTCTATACGTTCCAATCTGCTAAAACgtcaacaaacacaaacttttaaagACGAGAGAGGTTGACTTGTTAGAGAGGAGCAGTCATGCAGAACTTTGAGGATTATAAACAAACCCAAAAAATGTTTGTCAGCTCCTCTCGGCCATTCTGCAGTTTATCCTGAAATGGCATGTGATTGCAGACTACAACAGCggttatttaaaacaaacagcaaCAAAATACTAACAAAGGTAAGGTCAACGGTAAAACAATATTATAATTCTCCAATCGGTCTTAGTCAGTTTTGATGCCCGTGGGTTTGGAACCCTTCACGTAAGCTTGATAAAAGAACGAAGAGAAGAGGAGCAGATAGCTGAGATACATGAGTGAAGCCCACACGATGTTATCTACATAAGAGGGGCAATCGCCATCCTGCATCCACCGGTACACCAGCGCACTTACTGCCAACCCCATAGCCATCTGGGCAATCTGTGATGAAGTGATGATGATGGCGCAGGGTTTTGGCACACGGAGTCCTGCAGCTCGGGCAGCGTAGTAGCTGTACATGAGCGCGTGCACGGTGTAATTCATGGTCATGAACCAGCCCCCACCGGCCACTTGGTCTTTGTAGGAATACCAGGAGTAAACCAGGACAGTGATGTGATGATACCAGTGGAGGAAGATGAGCCGCTGTTTGCGCAGGACAATGAATATGGTGTCTCCTGAAAAAGCCAAGATGGATACGGTTAGAAAACATTACCATCTTACAAATATTAACTTGTAAACTGAAATCAGGGCATACCTAGTTCTGGGGCTTTGCTCAGCACAAAGGCACAAGCCCAAAACTTGCTTATCGGACCGTTGTAGAAGCTCTGATCGCAAACGGACTGCTTAAATCCGCTGGTGCTGAGGACGTACAACATATAGCATCCTGTTCTCACAGCTCCAATGATGCTGAAAGAGAAATTGCTCACACATAACAGGGAAGCTTAAGTATCTCAGTCGTGTCTTTGCTATGTTGGTTTTAAGCAAGTATCTGCAAGGAACTGTTTCGTTTTGGGTCGCATGGAAACATCACTTTGGTAACAGGTTTGCAGTTTCTATGTTTGCTTGAGCCAAGTGGTGAAAGTCCAGTTGCTGTGGGAGACCCGAGGTCAGACCCCCAATCACATTATTCTATTGTTCCATTCACAAGCATGCAAACCTTGCCCAATAGTAAAATATTACTGACATTTACATTGTTGTGGATGTCAACTCGGTGATTGTTGTTGAGATGGGAGTAACACCCCCCAACCCCCAGAGTGAAACAAAAACCTAACCAAAAACAATAGCGGCTGAGATTTAAAAACCACATGAAGAGTGGACGTTAGGTATTCACATTCCATTTTAAATGGCAGTGACTTGAAGTTTGACGTGCTCgggttacaaaaacattttgccaATCAACAATAGTTATTGTTCCTGAAAGAGAAACCAAGTTACCCTATACTCAAACCAAAAGCTGAAAAACGTACAGTCTCCATCTTTGAAAGATGCAAAGGAGTGTCCATAAGAAAGtatactcaagtaaaagtacacaattttaatgtaattatgtattaaatacattttaatatgcaatataaaggAATAAACAGTATGATTGCATGCTTTAGAATGTGCTGAAGTAAaattttcccaagacaaacgctgcgtcccaaaccgcctacttccataccaTATAGTAGGCGAAGCAGTGCTtttttcatactatatagtatgaaagtaggcggtttgggacacAGCAAAACACTGATagagcacagatgcttggaaaacaTAGCAAATAATTTAGGGTCCACCTCTGATTATATAACACTGCCAGAAAAAAAAGGTACTGTGGAAGTACCATTTGAAAAGGTACTAATTTGGACCACAAATATGTTTAGGCACAAAAGCATTCTTTGTATGCACACCTTTATTTGTAGTGTAGTgagttcattataaaaataacacaaggACTTTGTTTGAAAAGACAACATCAGTTATCTGATCAAACATCATTCATGCTTGCCTGGAAGTGATGCGTACTAACATACCATAAATAAACTTAGTAGCTATTGGTGTGTCACATAAACTTTAGTTTCACCTACCTGAAGATGGCCAGACTTAGAGACCACAGCAGCAACAGTCTACGCAGATCAAGTCTCGCCCTTCCCTTCATGAAGTTCTGTCCTCcaaacacaactacaacatATACTCCACCAAACAAGAAAGACTTTTTCCTACAACAGACAAAACAagaaacaattcaattaaaTCAGATTGTACTGGAGTGTACTTACCTCCATTTctataaatattagaaaaagtgaAGGAAAACGAGTCAGATGTTGTTCTTACCAATTCTCTTGCATCCACTCAATAGCAACCCTCTCATCAAAGTGCCGCTCAAAATCATATTCAGTCAGAGGAAGCTGAAATTCAGTCCCGTTCATTATGAACAAATGTTGACTATACCTGTGATTAAAACGCTAAGACAATGTTTGAAATCTGTCGTCTCTGATCAGTGACTACACAGCAAGGCAGCCTTAATAAACACACACCTGTGCACACACCTGTCTTATTTAAATAGAGGGTGGGGTTTATAATGGAGCCTGTAGTGACTCTTGGCTCTGAGCCAAGGGTCAGTTTTCTGCATTTCCTGAAACAAAACCAGCGCTTGTAATGTAGCCAGagattgttaaaatattttttttaagttttagatAAAATATGTAGATAGAGAGAATGAAATGAAAAGTTAACTCGGTCtgcattatatttaataaatcttGTTAAACGGTTTTTAAAGCAGACCAAAAACACTCGGTATGCAAATATAAGAATGACGCAACCGCTGGCACCTGAATGCCGCACTTTCTCGATGGCCGGGAAGTTTCACCGTAAGTTTCACAATGTGCTTAACAAAAATGTGTGTCATTTAAGGAAGGTTCCTGGttacaaatgtacattttatatacatagCCTGAGGTGTGATACCAAGCCTATGAGATTACTTTAAGATAAGCACAGaatttatgtttaaaacatagcaaaataaaatacaatacactGATATTATCCGcaagtaaaaaattatttatcaaaccCAAACCTTGAAAACAtggtttccttaaaaaaaaaaaattggttttcCTTAGTTAAACAGACGAGGTCGCTATTTCTATACTGTAGTAGAAAATAAGTGAGTCTCTAACAtactttattaacattaaacCAACGAATTATGTGAAAACTAGGTTTCTGTGCATTAAAATCAGTCaactattttgttttattttatgcaactTTTAGATATTAAACTCTCAAgcttaaacaaaaataatatacTTAAAGAAAATAACTTTAATAACGCAATAAAAACGTTTGTGTAGTTTAAaagattttgatttttttttcaatattatacATGCCATAATGAAAGCTGGCTTGTATCTTCTGTAGCTGTCAGCGCGACCTAATCGTCCCCTGCCAATCCAGTAGAGGGCGCTGACGATTTATACACACAGCACAGCACAGTAACATCACAGAACAGAAGAAGCATGGTGTGTGTTACAGTGTTAAAAATCTCCCAGAAATCTTTCGTTTAAAGATTTTCCTGGTGTTTGATCCTATAAATACAGTCTGTAGGCACATCGACCGTGTAGCTACAATGAGGATTTATCCATATTTACACAATGTTGCGAAGTTTAGGACAGTGTTTGACTTTGGTGAACGAGAGGTGGCACATTGGTTTCCTGGGCATATGGCAAAAGGTGCGTGTGtgacataaaatattaaactatTTTCAGTTAGATCAGTTGAGTGCTTTACAGTTCTTTAAAAACGGGAAATAAATGATTTGACAGTTTTTTGTTTAGTACTCCATTTGTCAATCACACGTAAGTTACTGTGAGTGTTTGATGCGACTGTCATAATAATATGCTCATAAAAGTTACTCTGATTAGGCATCAAGCAGATGAGAGCCAATTTACGGAAGGTTGACTGCATTATAGAAATCCACGATGCCAGAATATCCTTTACATGGCAGGGACTGTACACTTGAAATCATTacgtgtttttgttttttcatttgagaaTTTCTTTAACTGTCCAACATACCATTTTCTGGAAGAAATCCTTTATTTCAAGAGAGCCTGGATGTCAGGCCACACCTGCTCATTCTGAACAAAATGGACCTTGCAGACACTTCAAAAAAGCAGGTGTGTACTACTACTTTGTTTACACTCATTCTGTATCAAAGTACTTTTATGTTGTGCAAACAGCATATAACAGACTGCTGGATTAAATCCACCAGAGTATTCTGAAACAGCTTGAAAGGGAAGGTGTGAGGAATGTTTTGTTTACAGACTGCCTAAAACAACGAGACGAGAACGTTAAAAAGGTAAAACATTACATCAGATATTTATATTGCATGTCATCAtttaacagaaaatattatCTACTAGCCTCTGTTCTTTTCAATGTTCCCAGATTGTTCCTCTTGTGACGGAGATGATAGAAAGTGGGTCACGTTATCACAGAGAAGACGTGAGTTTAAAATAACAATGACAGCTTACGTGTTGCTGTAAAGCTTGCTGACTTTTTTCTTCATCTGTGTTTAGGACAGAAGTTACTGCTTGATGGTCATCGGTGTGCCAAATGTGGGGAAGTCATCACTTATTAACGCTGTAAGAAGAACATATTTGAAGAAAGGTATTTgtttaatgcaaaaatatacttgcTGTTACTGATagaaatttgaatgaattaacTAATTATTAACTTTTTCTTGCTGTCAGGCAAAGCTTCAAGAGTTGGAGGTGAACCAGGAATAACAAAAGCCGTCATGACCAAAATTCAGGTGTGCCGTTATTTCACTGATAATTTGTTCAATGGTTTTTATCAAGCTTATGTGTCTACTTCTAGtgttaaagatttttatttgtCACTAGGTCTGTGAGCGACCCGTAATTCATTTACTGGACACCCCGGGAGTTCTGCCACCTAAAATAGAGGACATAGAGACCGGGATGAAACTTGCTTTATGTGGTAAGTCAACACAGATTCAGAATATAAGATTTATTGCTATTATTTTATGCTGATTGTTATAGTTATGCAAGTGTCTGTGTCTTTTCAAACAGGTACCATTTTGGACCATTTAGTTGGTGAGGATATCATTGCAGATTATCTGCTGTTTTCACTAAACAGACTGGACAGATTTAGGTAGGTCCTGTGGTGATACTGTACTACTCTATGGGTGGGTTGCAGGGTGTTTTTAAAGCTAATTTAGGGTTTGTTAATcccagttttattttaatttacaccagttcattttaaacacaaattaacatcctagatttaaaatttaaaCCTTCGTATGCAGTTTATTTTGTTCTCTATGATAATTGTGCATGCCATGAATACTAAACAGCAACAATGATGATGTTGTTAGTCAAAAAGGAAATAAGCAGTTTATGCAGACAAAGGTAATAagtaataaattattataaagTATTACAAATCGCCACCTACAAATACGGGTTTAATAAAATAGGTtgattcaaaataaaataataatttcacaataatttttttcgAGCGATCAAACTCTTTTCCATGCATTTACAAAAGATGTCTTTGTATTTACTGTAGGATTGAAAAGGGTTTGACGCATCAAAACCAACAAGCCAAGTTACCGCGCGGCCAAATGACTCTCTTTTATTTGTAATAGGCCTAAATAGCCTACATCGTTGAATTTTGCCACCATAGACATGTTTCTGATAATTTAACAAACTTAAttgtagatttttttatattgaaacCTCCTCATTTGCAAGTTTAAAGTAAATCCCCAACTGAGATAAACTAGGTTCACTGTGAAATTAAAACCcggtcggagccgatggtgtagtgggcagtaGAGCCCTGCAAGCTTGTCGGGGCACGACAGGCTAAGTCCATTTGGACTGGGCTGGGGACGGGTTTTTTTTACAGACCGGGGTCGGGTCGGGCTTATTTTAGCGTCTCTCCTCATTGTTTGTGTGGCATTGCAGGCATTGTCGGGCTGGGGTCGGGTAGGGCTTGAACACTACGGGCCGGGTTAGAGCTGGAGTTTTTGGCCCGTGCAGGGCTCTAGTGGGCAgtgctccgacatgtggtgctttcgcactttcggcgacccaAGTTTGATTCCAGCTCGTAGTCATTTGCTGTTTCCATACCCCTCTcacctccctgtactttcctgtcctctcctctatcactgtttaaataaaggcaaaatgaccaaaaaatataactttaaaatTTAAACCTGGATCAAATTGACGGGTCAAATGTAACCctgattatttttaaacaagtgAAAAAGTTTGGTGCAAAAGAATTAACAAATAATCTTTGATTTAAACCACATTTAAACataatccttgttggtgcaacccacccatTGTCTTTAAACTAAAAAGGCAATTTCCTTTGACAAAATGCTTAGTTTTACTGCTGTAagcatttgttttgtgtgttatttatatataataaaaaccCTGTGATAATTCCCCCACAGTTACGTTGAAAAGTACAATCTAGAAGGGCCATGTGATGACATTCATCATGTACTGAAGTGTATAGCTGTGAAACTGGGCAAGACAAAGCGTGTGAAAGCCATCACTGGGATCGGTAAGTTGGTTCAGTCAAGAAACTCAAGATATAATTTCAATCCGTTTATGCAATTAATTGCATAGCTTTATGCCAAAGTATGGCGTGATCtgatattttgtaattttttgaaATGTAAGGTAACATCACCGTCCAACTTCCAGACTACACTTCAGCAGCCTATGATTTCATCAGAGCTTTCCGGAAAGGAGAACTTGGAAAAGTGATGCTTGACTAATAAAACATGGAAGTATTTCTTGCTGATGTAACTGGTTTGTGTGGAGTGTTGCGATTATAGCGTGATTGTACTGTATGTATGCATACTGTAAGGGAAGCACTTATtacttttaatgttttaattaaaagaTGGGTGCACAATGAATTTTGGAGACGTCTTTGTTTTGTGTACAGTTATCATAATCTGTGCACTAAATGTATTACTGAAAATGAAGCTACAATAAATAATTTGGTTTTCTATAGCCCTGTTTAATAGGATTGCTGTAttttatgtattcatttaacTCTAAAGATCTTACATTACAACCAAACATTCAAATATCAACACAAAACTATAACAATTTGATTTCCTACCATCCCAATACAGAATAAGAGTTATTTATGCTAAATTATTTATGCTATGTGTCTGATAATTGCCATGATTTCTAAAATAAGTGTATCTTAATATGTAATGTTGGCAAATAGAACTTGTATAGTGATTTTATTAGAAAACTAATTTTTACAGTTCCATTTAATGAGAATATTAATCATAGGTGAACAAAGATGTCTTAACATTAATACAGTATTTCTGCATTCCAGTGAATGGTGTAACCAGCATAATTCATAGTTAAATATTTACTAATGCTTTAAGTGAAGCAAACTATGCACAATAACCTTTTCAAAACCTATTCAAGTCTActtcctaactaaatacggtgATTTTGAAACTTTTATCTGTGTATTCTTTTTATTGTGCAACAAAGTACACATTATTAAACAAAGGTGTGATCAATTTGTTGCACAGTAACTTACGATAATAGCTTATTAAGCTGTCtcaaaatgatgttttattaacaaagttcgaAAGGAACActtaaatcaaataatttactaAATCATTACGAAATTGTGACTAATAATCAGTGTGTCCATCTTATCATCTATATAGATGAGCTGTCAACTCATCCCTCTTTCTCGACAGTTTTCATCTTCTTGCCCACCATCTTCGCCTGGTTACTTTCTTAACCAAAAATACAGGGGAGagtctcctcggacagcacgcaaATACATATACAATCTATTCTATCTGACTTATTTGGAAGTGTAAACTCTTGAAATGTTGTAATCTCTCTCATGGAGCAAAGTACATCACAAAGTTTATTTGCAGTAGCAGGGCATATATTCTAGAGGTTAAGGAGTCATGCACTATTGCATTTGATGTCCTGGCAAGGTACAGCTCCCAGTCTGTTCTGTTGCTGTAATAATCATCTCCATTCTCTGAGCTGTCATCCGGTCGACGTTGGGCTGATGCATACCATCCACCAGCTCCCAGCGCCACAACAGCACCAGCTGCTGCTGCCGCTGCCACCCGCACAGCTGGAGAACCTCTGGTGCGAGATGCACGGCCGCCTCGGGCACTGCCCCTCGCTGATCCCCTGGCCCCTCCTCTGCCACCTTTGGACATCACCTGGTCGCACAGGAATGCTGAAAGCAAGAGAAATATCCAGCAGGTGGCTACAGCCCTGTTCATTCTGCAACACCCTGGGAATGACAGATAATCACaaggtttttaaaataaaaacttttgcagttTAATGTAAACTTGAGTGATACGTACAACCACTATTTACTTTGGCCCAGTAGTCTTTGGTTTGGTCCCAGGAAACATACATactgataaataaatgtgtaacatgaatgcactgtaagtcgttttggattaaaaaaaatagagaAAAGGTCTTTGTTTGGAAATGCCGCTATTTATCGTATCTAATGGAGTCACATTCTGTTCTGATAAATACACAGTAGTTATATAAAATTCAgcaaattaatatatttaaccTGGTTTTAATGCTGGCCTCATAATGTTTGTGCGCCTGTACGTTTGCGCGTGCGCGCGCGTCTTTGTGCGTGCGTGCGGAATAATGATGGTAATAAATCTCTGGCTCATATCCAACTAGGTCAATATAAATTTACAAGGCATTCAAAATATCTGTTTAACTGCTTGCATAAATTACAATATTATGCTATCCTATAGTTATATAAGAATTTATGATTACATAAATAGAATTTGGATACATTTTGTCGGCTCACAAATTCAAAAAATGTCACGGTATCAATGTATTCATATTGGGTTTTAAACACAATATTTGACTAAATATGTATAAGGCTGTAGACATGGCAGTCTATATCAGAAGACACGAGCCTATATGACAATAGGCAAACTGTATGCGACGTCGACCGTCGTGTTTCAGCGCACTAGTGTGTatgtattttcatttatagGCTATATTAGCTCACAATGTAGACACGCATCTGCAACAATCCGCGCATTGTAGATATATTTATTGAAATAATTGTATATTTTCAGCCCTATTGGGCTACTTACCTCCGTGTATGACCGTGTCCACAAAATAGCTCACGATATCCCTATCATGTGTGAGATGAAATTAAACGCGTCCGTTATGTAAGGCAGCGCGCTCGTTGTGCGCTGCTGAAGCTGAGTTAAACATAGCGCATAGACATCAGGACAGATCCTATCAAAAAAGCACCATATAGCCTAAATACAATAATAGATTTAGTAGGCTATATATACATGCTATATCTTGATTTGTTTTcagaatgcattttaaatgcctttgagaaaatacatttacatagaCATTTGGAAACTCAATATGATCATCACTAACACCAAAAATGTGAATGTTTATTCATGATTTGTTATATATGTAGCCAAAAGGCTTTTGTATGGCACCACAGACAGCATCAGTAATGCACTTTGGACCAAATAACAGACAATTCTGGGCATAATAATAGGCTTTTGAAGACTACTGATCCCCAATGTGGCTTAAATGCAAAATCTTTATGCGTACCCACAACCCATGGTTTTAAGTTTATAAAACTCGTTGGGTTTAATTTATGCagcaaatgtttatatttgacccaaacaTCGGTTGAAACAACGCAGCATGCGttaatttttaacccaatggttgggtttgtacctttttgacccaaccatggattggaaataacccagcattttttaagagtgtattatttattaaaacatactaCAGATTATTATAGTAAATGCTGAAGCAAACTACAGTATTTGTCATGTGGGTAGGCTGCAAACGACAACTTTTATAAACAATTACGCATGTGTGTATTTGTAGTAATAACTGCTTCTATTTGGtctgtgtaaatataaaaatacttaaattattCAGTTACACCGCATCAGGCATTAATAAGACAGCATTTTACAGCATCATCACTGCCAAAATGGGAGAAAGGTCAAAATTTATTTAGGTGAATCAAAACGTACCCTGTAAAAAGGAACAAAATAATTTGTGAaattcacactgtaaaaaaaatcagtagaaattgcagctgggttgccggtaatttacagtagatttaaatttatgttatttactggcaaaagtttgttcaaagttaaataaattttaaatattaacaagtctttatctccacagaacaaaaccatacaACAACAGccccatgcaaagcattctgggaaccagaaaccataatcaacctttttctgtattttgcttcagattttgtttcccagaatgttttgcttgatgctgtcttttttgctttactctgtaaagacaaagacttgtaaatgtttaatgttcatttaacttttaacaaaatgttgacagtaaataacataaatttaaatctacggtaagttaccggcaacccagctgcaataacactgaAATTTCTAttggaatttttttacaataattaaGTTTTAAATGTTCAGGAGGTCCCTTAACATTCAGTGCTGTCAATCATCatcttttcttccttttttcaTCTTTTCCTTCCATTATGGGGGACTTAAGTTCGGAGCTTGGGCTGAGCCTTGCTTTCAAGAAACCTTCAaaaacagcaagccaagttcgtttaccATTATCTACTAGATTGAATGGAAAGGTGAACTCATAAATTGATTTATTCTATATGATGTAGACACAACAACACTGAACAGATTAATACTTGTAGTTACATCTTAAAGAATCCATTGCTTTTATTGAAACAGAGGAATACATAGACAAGAACAATGCTGCTTCTGACATTTAGTTTGCTTTTTGACCAATAATTTAAATTGaacaaactgtatattatttcCATGTGTTAAAAAAGTATGACCCAAATACAGTATATGtccactttattttatttaccagACACCCATAGGGGTCCTTATTCTtaattgtaaaaataatttgatcatTTATAGTGGTCCCATATATTGCACAGAATTGTAAAACCAGTGTAACTGTAATGCTCTGACAAACAAATACAGCATAGTTGATGTATTTTGTTAACTAAACACAGTGTTGTCACCTAACAATAAACTTACTTTGATTTAATGAACACATTTTCACATAGACTGTTACAACAGGATCTTAtatatatcataaaaatcttgGCCGAGTGAAGGATAACAAAATACAAGGATACCTATAATAGTGTAAATAAAACCCACAATCTTTCTCTAAATAAGTCAACCTTATCAAAACTAATACTACTAAGTTT
This Misgurnus anguillicaudatus chromosome 11, ASM2758022v2, whole genome shotgun sequence DNA region includes the following protein-coding sequences:
- the elovl6l gene encoding elongation of very long chain fatty acids protein 6-like — its product is MNGTEFQLPLTEYDFERHFDERVAIEWMQENWKKSFLFGGVYVVVVFGGQNFMKGRARLDLRRLLLLWSLSLAIFSIIGAVRTGCYMLYVLSTSGFKQSVCDQSFYNGPISKFWACAFVLSKAPELGDTIFIVLRKQRLIFLHWYHHITVLVYSWYSYKDQVAGGGWFMTMNYTVHALMYSYYAARAAGLRVPKPCAIIITSSQIAQMAMGLAVSALVYRWMQDGDCPSYVDNIVWASLMYLSYLLLFSSFFYQAYVKGSKPTGIKTD
- the mtg1 gene encoding mitochondrial ribosome-associated GTPase 1 isoform X2, which gives rise to MTQPLAPECRTFSMAGKFHRIKQMRANLRKVDCIIEIHDARIPFSGRNPLFQESLDVRPHLLILNKMDLADTSKKQSILKQLEREGVRNVLFTDCLKQRDENVKKIVPLVTEMIESGSRYHREDDRSYCLMVIGVPNVGKSSLINAVRRTYLKKGKASRVGGEPGITKAVMTKIQVCERPVIHLLDTPGVLPPKIEDIETGMKLALCGTILDHLVGEDIIADYLLFSLNRLDRFSYVEKYNLEGPCDDIHHVLKCIAVKLGKTKRVKAITGIGNITVQLPDYTSAAYDFIRAFRKGELGKVMLD
- the mtg1 gene encoding mitochondrial ribosome-associated GTPase 1 isoform X1 gives rise to the protein MRIYPYLHNVAKFRTVFDFGEREVAHWFPGHMAKGIKQMRANLRKVDCIIEIHDARIPFSGRNPLFQESLDVRPHLLILNKMDLADTSKKQSILKQLEREGVRNVLFTDCLKQRDENVKKIVPLVTEMIESGSRYHREDDRSYCLMVIGVPNVGKSSLINAVRRTYLKKGKASRVGGEPGITKAVMTKIQVCERPVIHLLDTPGVLPPKIEDIETGMKLALCGTILDHLVGEDIIADYLLFSLNRLDRFSYVEKYNLEGPCDDIHHVLKCIAVKLGKTKRVKAITGIGNITVQLPDYTSAAYDFIRAFRKGELGKVMLD
- the sprn gene encoding shadow of prion protein; its protein translation is MNRAVATCWIFLLLSAFLCDQVMSKGGRGGARGSARGSARGGRASRTRGSPAVRVAAAAAAGAVVALGAGGWYASAQRRPDDSSENGDDYYSNRTDWELYLARTSNAIVHDSLTSRIYALLLQINFVMYFAP